AGGCGTCGCGGTAGCCGGTCTCGCCCACCACCTTGGCCGCTGCCATCAGGAATTCTTCGCGCGTGCGCGCTGCGCGTTCGGCACGTGCCTGCAGCGAGGCCTCTGACAGTTTGCGCGGCTGGCGCGGCGCGCGCGCCGCGGGCCGCTTCGCGTCCGTTTCGGCGTTCGGGCGTGATCGCGATGTGCTCATGGGTGTCGATCCTAGGGCAGCACCGGCCCGCTGCGGTGGCGCACGCGCATTCGCGTTTCCCCTAGGTGCGCCGCAGCCGGTTCTGCAAATAATGAGTAATGAACCACGGTTCAGTTTATAAACGATGCAGAACCCAAACCCCCTCACCGCCGTCACACCGGCCGCCCAAGACCCGAGCGACCCCGAGGCCTTCCGGGCCGAGGTGCGGGCCTTTTGCGAACGCGAGTTGCCGGCGCGCGTGCGCGCCAAGGTGCAGGCCAACCTGTACCTGGAGAAGCAGGACTACCTCGATTTCCTTCACGCGCTGATTCCGCGTGGCTGGGTCGCGGGGCACTGGCCGCGCGAGTGGGGCGGCCGCGGATGGACGCCGCTGCAGCGCTTCATCTTCGAAGAGGAGAGCACGGCCTGCGGCGCTCCCTGGCTGATTCCTTTCGGCGTGAGCTACGTGGGGCCGGTCATCTTCACCTTCGGTTCGGCGTGGCAGAAGGCGCGCTTCCTGCCCCCCATCCTGTCGAGCACCGAGTGGTGGGCCCAGGGTTACAGCGAGCCCGGTGCGGGCAGCGACCTGGCCGCGCTCAAGACGCGTGCGGTGCGCGACGGCGACCACTACGTGGTCACGGGCCAGAAGATCTGGACCAGCTACGTGCAGTGGGCCGACTGGATCTTCTGCCTGGTGCGCACCAGCGAAGGCACGCGCCGCCAGCAGGGCATCTCCTTTCTGCTGATCGACATGAAAACGCCCGGCATCACCGTGCGGCCCATCCGCACCATGGACGGCTGCCACCACGTGAACGAGGTGTTCTTCGACGGTGTGCGCGTGCCGGTGCAGAACCTGGTGGGCGAAGAAGGGCAGGGCTGGACCTGCGCCAAGTTCCTGCTCAACAACGAGCGCGTGATCGCCGCCGAGACCGGCCGCTCGATGCGCCAGCTCGCCCACCTGCAGGCGCTGGTGGACGCCGAGCCCGCGCGGCCGGACGCCGGCGCGTTCCGCGAGCGCATTGCGCAACTGCGGCTCAAGCTGCACGCGCTGCGTGCCTACTGCCTGCAGGCCGCGCGCCACATGGATCCGACCCAGCCCGCGGGCGCCGACGCCTCGCTCATGAAGATCCGCGGCTCCGAGCTGCAGCAGTCGATCGCCGAAGCCACGATCGACTGGCTCGGCCCTAACGCCGCGGTGTACGACCCCGCGCTGGTGCATGGCGACACGCCGCGCAGCGCGGTGGGCCCGCTGGCAGGGCCGGGCCTGGTGCGCGAGTACCTGCACGGCCGCGCCGCCACCATCTACGGCGGCTCCAACGAAATCCAGCGCAACATCATTGCCAAGGCGGAGCTCGGACTGTGAAGCGCGATTCTTTCGTCGACGAGATCGACGCCGCCCTGGGCGACGCCGCGCTGCGCTACCGGCGCGAGCGCTACGCCTTCGAACAACGCCAGCGCATGGACGCCGCATCGCGCCGCTTCGACGCCGGGGCGTGGGCGCAGATGGCCGAGATGGGCTGGCTCAGCGTGGCCAGCGACGAGGCCGACGGCGGCCTGGGCCGACGCATCGGCTCGATCGCGTTGCTCGCGCGGCACACGGGCGCGGCCGGCATCAACGAGCCCTTGCTGTCGACCTGGATCGCGGCCGAGGTGCTGCGTGCGCACGGCAGCGGCGCGCAGCGCGCGCGCTGGCTTGAACCCCTGATGGCGGGCGGTCTGCGCGTGGCCTGCGCTTTCGGCGCCGACGCGAGCGCCGAGGACGGCGTCCTCACGGGCCGCTGCGAGGTGGTGCCCGACGCCGACATCGCCGACCTGCTGCTGCTGCAGGTGCAGGGCCGCTGGCATGCCGTGCGCGCTGGCGCCGCAGGCCTGCAGCGCGAGGCCTGTCCCTTGCTCGACGGCCGCGGTGCGGCCACGCTGCAGTTGCAGGCCTGCGCGGCCGAAGCCCTGCCCGTTCAGGCCCCCGACACGCCAGCGCAACTCGCGGGTCTGGCCGCGGCGGCCGATGCGCTGGGCGCGATGGAACTCGCCTTCGAACTCACCCTCGGGTACGTGAAGACGCGCGAACAGTTCGGCGCCCCCATCGGCCAGCACCAGGTGGTGATGCACCGCACGGTCGACATGTACCTGCGGCTCATGGAGTCGCAGGCCGTGCTCGCGCAGGCGGTCGAGGCGCTGGCCTCCGGCGAGCCCGCGCGCGCGGCCGAGGTGCACGCGGCAAAGGCCTTCATCCCGCCGCAGGGCCGCCTGCTCGCCCAGGAGGCGGTGCAACTGCACGGCGGCATCGGCATCACCGAGGAATACGCGGTGAGCCACTGCCTGCGCCGTGTGCTGGTGGACGAGCAGCTGTTCGGCCGCAGTGCCGAGCACCTGCAGCGTTTTGCCCAACCCCTGTCCGAGACGAGGTAAACCCATGCGATTCGACGACTACCAGTGCCTGCGCTTCTCGCGCCAGGGCCGCGTGCTCACCGTCGCGCTGAACCGGCCCGAGCAGCGCAACGCGGTCAATGGCCGCCTGCACAGCGAGCTCGCGCGTGTGTTCACCGATCTGCAGAACGACCCCGACTCCGACGTGATCGTGCTCACCGGCGAGGGCGCGGCCTTCTGCGCGGGCGGCGACATCGAGTGGATGCAGTCGCACGTGGACGACCCGAGCGCCTTCGAGCGCATGGCGCGCGAGGGCAAGGACATCGTCTTCACCCAGCTCGACCTGGAGAAGCCGCTGATCTGCAAGCTCAACGGCCACGCCACCGGCCTGGGCGCGAGCCTGGCGCTGCTCAGCGACATCGTGCTGGCTTCGGCCGACGCGAAGATCGGCGATCCGCACGTGAGCGTGGGCCTGGTGGCCGGCGACGGCGGCGCGCTGATCTGGCCGCAGGTGGTGGGCTATGCGCGGGCGCGCAAGTACCTGTTCACCGGCGATCTGCTGAGCGCGCAGGAGGCCGAGCGCATCGGCCTGGTCACCGAGGTGCACCCGCGCGACGCGCTCGACGCCGCCACCGACGCGCTCGCGCAGCGCATTGCCGCGGGCGCGACCATCGCCATCCGCTACACCAAGATCACCACCAACCTGCCGCTCAAGGCGCTGTTCCACGCGCACTTCGACGCCGGCCTGGCCTACGAATGCCTCTCCAACCGCAGCGCCGACCATGCCGAGGCGGTGCGGGCCTTCCGCGACCGGCGAAAGCCGGCCTTCACCGGCCGTTGAACCGGCCTGCCTTCTCCCCCCAACACCCATCCCAGGAGACAGACCATGCGCAACCCCAACCGCAGGCACGTGCTGCAACTCGGCGCCGCCGGCGCCACGGCCCTGAGCTTTCCGCACCTGGCGCTCGCGCAGTCCGGGCCGCTGCGCATCGGCCTGATCACGCCGCTGTCGGGTCCGCAGGAGTTCATCGGCACCTACGTGAAGAACGGCGCCGAGATCGCGGTGGACCAGATCAACAAGGCCGGCGGCATCCTGGGCCGCCAGGTTGCGCTCGAGATCCGCGACGACAAGGCCAACCCCGCGGCTGCGCTGGCCGCGGCGCGCGAGCTGCTGGGCATGGGCATCAACCTGCACGTGGGCGGCATCTCGAGCGCGGTGGTGCTGGCGCTCGCACCCGTGATGGCGCAGGAGAAGGGCGTGCACCTGACCTGCGGCGCGGGCACCGAGAAGATGAACCACGAGGCCTATTCGGAGAACATGTTCCGCCCCGGCGACAGCCCCGACGCGCGCGGCCGCGCGCAGGCGCGCCTGATGGCCGAGAAGTACCCCGACGTGACGCGCTGGACCGGCCTGATCCCCGACCACGAATACGGCCGCACCATGTGGGGCATCTTCGTCGACGGCCTGCTCGAGTTCTACCCGGCGATCGCGAAGAAAAAGCCCGAGATCCTCGACCCCATCCTCATGCCCTACGGCGTGTCCGACTACCGCAACGGCATCACCGCGGCGCTGCGCGTGCAGGCCGAGGGCTGCTTCAACGCCACCTACGGCGGCGACGCCATCACCATGTTCCAGCAGGCGCGCGGCTTCGGCCTGATGCAGCGCTACAAGGTGGTGTGCGACGCGGCCAACGAATTCCTGGTGGCGCGCGGCATGAAGCAGCAACTGCCGCCCCAATGGACCGGCATGCACTACTACGCCGCCGCCAACAAGGGCAACGCCATGAGCGACCGCTTCGTGGCCGACTACACCGCCAAGACGCGCGACCCCGAGCCGCTGGGCTGGGCGGCCGAGGCCCACGCGGCGATCTATGCGCTGGCCCGCGCGGCCGAGAAGGGCAAGTCCACCGAAACGCGCTCGGTCATCGCCAGCCTCAAGGGCCTCACCTGGGACACCGTGACCGGCCCGCGCACCATGCGCGCCGAAGACAACCAGGCCGTCAAGGACGTGGAGCTGGTGTTCATCGAACCCGCGAGCACCGACAAGGGCTACCAGGTGGGGCAGTACATCAAGGTCGACGGCAAGTCGGTGATCCTGCCGCCGTCGCCGGGCCAGAAGCTCAAGCTGCGCACCGCCTGAGCGCGCGATGGCCGCCGACCTCCTGACCCTGCTGGTCAACAGCCTCACCTGGGCCATGGCCACCTTCCTGGTGGCCGCGGGCCTCACCCTGGTGTTCGGCACCCTGCACATCCTGAACTTCTCGCACGGCGGCTTCTTCATGATCGGCGCCTACGCGGCCTACTCGATCGCGCAGTGGCTGGGCGCGAGCGATTCCACCGCGGTCTACCTCGTGGGCACGCTGGCCGCGGGCCTGCTGGTGGCGCTGCTCGGGCTGCTGGTCGACCGGCTGGTGCTGCGCCGCCTCGCGGGCGTGGAGGATGCCTACATCCTGATCGCCACCTACGCGCTGCTGCTGGTGTGCGAAGGCGCGACCAAGCTCGTGTGGGGCCTCAAGTACCACAGCGTGATGCCGCCGCAGGCGCTCGACGGCGCCTGGGTGCTGGGCAACGCCGTGGTGCCGCGCATGTCGCTGTTCATCATCGCGGCCGGCGTGCTGAGCTTCATCGCGCTCGAGGTCTTCCTCAACCGCACGCGCGCGGGCCGGCTGGTGAAGGCCATCGCGGTCGACCCGTGGATGGCGCGGCTCATGGGCATCAACGTGCGGCGCGTCTACACCGCCACGGTGGCGCTGGGCTTCGGCCTGGCGGGTCTGGCGGGCGGCACGCTGCTGGCCAACCAGGCGCTGTCGCCCTCGCTCGCGAGCGGCTTCGTGATCTACGCCTTCGGCGTGATCATCGTCGGCGGCATGGGCAGCATCGCGGGGGCCTTCGTGGGCTCGATCCTGCTGGGCCTCATCGACGCCGCGGGCCAGTGGGTGCTGCCGGGCCTGCCGGGTCTGCCGTTCTTCGCCGCCATGACGCTGATCCTGCTGCTGCGCCCGCAAGGGCTGATGGGGAAGAAGACATGACCGCTTTTGTCGGCGCCGGGCTGCGGCGCGACCTGCTCGTGCTGCTTGCGCTGGTGGTGCTGGGCTGCCTGCTGCCGCAGGTGCTCAACCGCGGCCTGGTGTTCATCGCGGGCCTGGTGTGGATCAACGCCGTGTTCGGCCTGAGCTTCAACCTGCTGTTCGGCCTGTCGGGCGTGCTGAGCTTCGGCCAGGCCATGTTCTTCGCGGGCGGGGCCTATGGCGCGGCGGTGCTCACGCAGTCGCTGGGCCTGCCGTTCCTGCTGGCCTGGCCGCTCGCGGGCCTGGTGGGCGCGCTGCTGGCGGCCGCGGTGGGCGGCGTGGCGCTGCGCCGCACCGAGGGCGTGTACTTCGCCATCCTCACGCTGTCGTTCGCCGAACTGCTGCACCTGCTCGTGATCAACACCGGCTTCCTGGGCCGCAACGACGGCCTGAGCGGCCTCGCGCGGCCCCTGATCGAACTGGGCGCGCTGCGGCTCGACTTCAGCGCGGGCGACCGCTTCTACTACTTCATCGTGTTCGCCTGCGCGCTGCTGATCGCATTGGTGCGCTGGGTGATCGCCACGCCTTTCGGCCGCGCCCTGCAGGCCGTGAAGCAGGAGCCCGAGCGCGCCGAGTTCCTCGGCATTCCGGTGCGCCGGCACCGCTGGAGCGTGTTCGTGTTCGCGGGCTTCACCACCGCCATGGCCGGCGCGCTGGTGGCGCCGTGGGCCCAGATCGTCACGCCCGAGCTCGCGCACTGGTCGAATTCCACCAACCCCATCCTCTACACCCTGCTGGGCGGCAGCGCCTACTTCTGGGGTCCGGTGCTGGGCGCGGTGCTGCTGTCGGCGGTGTTCTACGTCACGCGCACGCTGGTGGGCATCTCCGACCTCGTGACGGGCCTGCTGCTGCTGTCGGTGGTGCTCGCGCTGCCCGGCGGCGTGCTGGGGCTGCTGGCGCGCTGGGTGCGGCCCGCGCCGCGCGCGGACCGGCCCGCGGCCGGCGCCCAGGTGGGGGCCGGCCGATGAGCGCGCTGCTGAACGCCCGCGGCCTGTTCAAGGCTTACGGCAAGATCCCGGTGCTGCGTCAGGTCGACATCGCCATCGCGCCCGAAGAAGGCCATGTGGTGATCGGCCCCAACGGCGCGGGCAAGACCACGCTGTTCAAGGTGCTCACGGGCGAGGTGATCGCCGATGCAGGGCAGATCGTGTTCCGCGGCGACGACATCACCCGGCTGCCCGCACACGCGCGCGTGCACCGCGGCTTCGGGCGCACCTTCCAGGTGGCGCGCGTGTTCGGCAAGCTCACCGTGCGCGACAACCTGCAGCTCGCCTGCGAGGCGCGCCAGCGCCGCGCCAACCCGCTCGCCGGCCTGTCGGCCGCGCAGGCGCGCACCATCGCCGCGCAACTCGACGCGCTGCTGCTCGAAACCGCCCTGGAACGCCAGGCCGACGCGATCGCGGGCGCGCTCGCCTACGGCGACCGCAAGCGGCTCGAGCTGGCCATGGTGCTGGCGCTGGACCCGGCCATCCTGTTCCTCGACGAGCCCACGGCGGGCATGTCGGCCGCGGAGCGCCAGGCCACGGTGCAGCTGTTGCAGCGCGTGCGCCGCGAGCGCCGGCTCGCGCTGCTGCTCACCGAGCACGACATGGACGTGGTCTTCGGCCTGGCCGACCGCATTTCGGTGCTGCACCATGGCGAGCTCATCGCCTCGGGCACGCCGCAACAGATCCGCGACAACCCGCGCGTGCGCGAGGTCTACCTGGGCGACGAGGCCGCACATGCTTGAGATCCGCCACCTGAACGCGCGTTATGGCGACAGCCGCGTGCTGTTCGACCTGAACCTGCGCGTGCCCAAGGGCGCCGGCGTGGCGCTGCTCGGGCGCAACGGCGCGGGCAAGTCCACGCTCATGAAGGCCTTGCTCGACGCCGGGCCCGCGAGCGAGGGCGAGATGGCGCTCGACGGCCGTGCGCTCGCGGGCCTTGGCACCGAGCAGCGCGCGCGCCTGGGCCTCACGCTGGTGCCCGAAGACCGCCGCATCTTCAGCAACCTCACGGTGCGGCAGAACCTCGAGCTCGCGCACCATGCGCTGCCGCGCGGCCGTGCGCCCACCCCGGTCGACGAGATGGGCCGGCTGTTTCCGCTGCTGCCGCCGCTGCTCGACCGCCTGGGCTACCAGCTCTCGGGCGGGCAGCAGCAGCTCGTGGCGGTGGTGCGCGGCCTCATGGCCGGGCCCGCGCTGCTGTTGCTCGACGAACCCGCCGAAGGGCTCGCGCCCAAGCTCGCGATGGACCTCGCGCACGAAGTGCGCCGCGCGCGCGAGACACTCGGCCTGTCGCTGCTGGTGGCCGAGCAGAACGTGGCCTACGCGCGCCAGTGCACCGAATACGTCTACCTGCTCGACAGTGGCAGGCTGGTGTTCGAAGGCGACTGGGCTGCGTTCGACGCCCAGCCCGATCTCAAGACCCGATACCTCGCCGTATGACCCAGGCCCACCCCATGTCCGCGCCGCGGCTGCAGCCGCGCATCGATCCCGAACAGGCCCGCCGCTGGAAAGCCAGCGGCGCCTGGGAAGACCTCACGCTGGCCGATCGCGCGCAGGCGCTCGCGCAGCAGGCGCCCACCCACGTCACCCACCGGGAGGCGGGCGTGTCGCTCACCGCGGAGCAGGCCTGGGCGCGCTCGGGCCGGCTGGTGGCCGCGCTGGCCGCGCAAGGCTTCGTGGCGGGCGACGTGATCGCCTTCCAGACCCCGAACTGGCTCGAGGCCGTGCTCATCAACCTCGCGGCCGCGCGGCTCGGCCTGGTGGTGTGCCCCATCGTGCCCATCTACCGCGAGCGCGAGGTCGAGCTGATCCTGGCCGACTGCGGCGCCAAGGGCATCTTCGTGCCCGAGCGCTTCCGCGGCTTCGACCACCTGGCCATGGTGCAGGGCCTGCGCGCGCGCCTGCCCGCGCTGCGCCACGTGTGGAGCGTGCGCGGCGAAACGCCCACGCCCGGCGTGACCGACCTGCGCGCGCTGCTCGAGAGCGATGCGCCGCTGCCCGCGCTGCCGCGCACCGATCCCGACGCCGTCAAGCTCATCCTCTACACCTCGGGCACCACGGGCCGGCCCAAGGCCGTGCTGCACAGCCACAACAGCCTGGCGCGCAGCATGCGTCGCGCCGCGCAGCACTGGGGCCTGCGCCCTGGCGACACCACGCTCATGCCCTCGCCGATCACGCACGTCACGGGTTACACCTACGGCCTGGAGCTGCCGTTCCACGACCGCGTGCGCGCCGTGCTCATGGACAAGTGGGACGCCGCCGCCGCGGCCGACCTGATCGAGGCCGAGCAGGTGGTCTTCACGCTGTGCGCCACACCCTTCCTGCAGGAACTGCTCGACCTGGCGGAGCGCGAGCAGCGCCCGCTGCCCAGCCTGCGCACCTTCCCCTGCGGCGGCGCGGCCGTGCCGCCCGAGCTCATCCACCGCGTGGCGCGCGTGTTCGCGAACTGCCGCTCGTTCCGCGTCTACGGCAGCAGCGAAGCGCCCGTGATCACGCTGGGCTATGTGCTGCCGGGCCAGGAGCGGCTGGCCGCCGAGACCGACGGCGAGGTGATCGACTACGAGGTCAAGCTCGTGGACCCGAACGGCGACGAGGTCGGCCCCGGCCAGGAAGGCGAAATCTGCGCGCGCGGCCCGGGCCTGTTCCTGGGCTACGCCAATCCTGAAGACACGGCGCAGGTGTTCGACGCGCAGGGTTACTTCCACACCGGCGACGTCGGCTACCGCACGCCCGAGGGCGCGATCGTGTTCACCGGCCGCATCAAGGACCTCATCAACCGCGGCGGCGAGAAGATCAGCGCCAAGGAGGTCGAAGACCTGCTGCACCAGCACCCGGGCGTGCTGCAGGCCGCGGTGGTGGCCATGCCGCACCCGCGCCTGGGTGAAACCGTGTGCGCCTACCTGGTCGCGGCGCCCGGGGCCGACGTGTCGATCGAGGCCGTGTCGCGCACGCTCGCGGCCGCGGGTGTGGCCCGGCAGAAGATGCCCGAGAAGCTGGTGGTGGTCGATGCGTTTCCCACCACGGCGTCGGGCAAGGTCAAGAAAGACCTGCTGCGCGCCGACGTGCGCGAGCGGCTCGCGCAGGCGGCGCCCGCGGCGCGCCCGTGAAGCCCCGGCGCGCGGTGCGCACGCCCGGCATCACGGGCGTGTCGTTCCCTTAACGCACCTTTTGCACATCGAGCGGCAGCACGCGCCCGGCCCCGTCGCCCCAGCGGCTGCGCACGAAGCTCGCGACCGCGGCGATGTCGGCGTCGCTCAGGTCCTGGCCGAAGGGCGGCATGCCGAAGGGGCGCGGGTTGCCCGCGGTGCTGGGCGTGAAGCCGCCGCTCACGATCAGGCGCAGCAGGTTGGTCGGGTCCTGCAAGGCGACGCTGCGGTTGCCCGCGAGCGGCAGGTACAGGCCCTCGTAGCCTTCGCCTTGCGCGCCATGGCATTGCGCGCAATGTTGTTCGTAGAGGCCGGCGCCGCGTTCGAGCACCTGGGCCGTGGCCGGCTCGCCGCGCTCGCGGCGCACCGGCTGCTCGGGCAGGGCGCGCAGGAAGGTCGCCATGGCGCGCAGGTCGCTCTCGTCCAGGTGACGGGTGCTGCCGGCCACCACCTCGGCCATGGGGCCCAGCGTGGCGCCGTGCGCGCTGCGGCCGTCGCGCAGCAGCTGCACGGCCTCGTCCTCGCTCCAGCGCTGCAGCCCGGCCTCGTCGGCCGCGGCCAGCGAGGGCGCGTACCACTTCTGCAGCGGGATCAGACCGCCGCTCAGGTCGGGCGAGGCGGCGGTGGCGCCGAAGGCGTTGCGCGGCGCATGGCAGGCCTGGCAGTGGCCCAGGCCCTGCACCAGGTAGGCGCCGCGGTTCCACTCGGCGCTGCGCGAGGCGTCGGCCTCGAACGTGCCGGGCGTGAAGAACAGCGCGCGCCAGACCTTGAGCGCGGCCTGCGTGCGGTAGGGCCAGCGCAGGTCGTGCGGCCGGTTGGCCTGCGCCACGGGCGGCAGGCTTTGCAGGTAGGCGAACAGCGCGTCGGCGTCTTCGCGGCGCACGCGGGTGTATTCGGTGTAGGGGAACGCGGGGTAGAGCAGGCGGCCGTCGCGCGACTGGCCGTGGTGCAGCGCGCGCCAGAAGTCGTCGGCGCTCCAGCGGCCGATGCCGGTGTCGGCGTCGGGTGTGAGGTTGCCCGCGTACACGGTGCCGAAGGGCGTGGCCAGGCCTTTGCCGCCCGCGTAGTCGGCGCCGCCGCGCTCGGTGTGGCAGGCCGCGCAGTTGCCCGCGCGCGCCAGGTAGGCGCCGCGCTGCACGAGCGCGGCCGGGGCGGGCACGGCCAATGCGGGCGCGGCGGGCGCCACGGCCACGGGCGCCGTGGGCCAGAGCAGCCAGGCCGCGGTGGCGGCGGCCAGCAGCGCCGCGCCGGCCAGGGGGAGGGCGATGGTGCGTTTCACCGTTCACCGCTCCCGCAGGCCATGGGCCGCTTCGCGGGCAGGCTGCCCGCGGGCGCCGGGCCCTGTGTGACCGGTTGCGACGACAGCCACACCGCCATCGCGCTCACGTCTTCGGGCGTGAGGCGGCGCGCGATCTCGCCCATGCAGTCGGGCGCCGTGGCCTGGCGCAGGCCGGTGCGCCAGGCGCCGAACTGCGCCAGCAGGTAGTCGCGCGGCAGGCCCAGCAGGCCCGGCATGGACGGCTGCACGCCCGTCATGGCCGCGCCGTGGCAGCTCGCGCAGGCCGGAATGCCGAGCGCCGGGTCGCCATGACGAACCAGTTGCTCGCCGCGCTGCAGCTGCGCGGCCGGCGCGCCCGTGGTCTGCGGCGGCGGGTAGGGCAGGTCGAGCGCGGCGAAATGCTCGGCGATCTCGCGCAGATAGGCCTCGCTCATATGATCGACGAGGTAGCTCATGGTCGCGTTCTTGCGCCGGCCGTCCCGGAAATGGATCAACTGGTTGTAGAGGTAGCCCGCGGGCTTGCCGGCGATGCGCGGAAAGTAGCCCTGGTTGGTGGCCCGGCCGTCCTGGCCATGGCAGACCGTGCAGGCCTGCATGCGCTGGGCCATGGTGTCCTGCGGCGGCGCGGGCGGTGCGGCCTGCGCGGCGCTGCCCAGGCACAGGGCGGCGGCGAACGCCGCCAGGCGGGTCCGGCCGCGCCGCGCGCGCGTGGTGAGGTGGAAGGTCTTTTTCACGGCCCTCACTGTGCGCCCGATCGGGCCCGGCCGGTAGGTGCAGATCGCGCCAGGTCGACCGTATCAGCGGCTTGAGATGGCCACCAAGTACGAAACCCTGGCGCAGTCTTTCGCGGCCCTGATCGAGCAGGGCACGCTGCGCGCCGGCGACCGGCTGCCCTCCGTGCGCGATGTGGTGGCCACGCGCGGCCTGAGCCCGTCCACCGTGTTCGAGGCCTACTACCTGCTCGAGGCGCGCGGCCTGGTGAGCGCGCGGCCGCGCTCGGGCTATTTCGTGAACGCGCGGCCCGAGCGGCGCGAAGAGCCGCAGGCCATGCACCCCACCGCGGGCCAGCAGGCGGTGGCGATCAACGACGTGGTGATGGCCGTGCTCGGCACGGTGCGCGACCGCCGCGTGGTGCCGCTGGGCTCGGCCTTCCCCGACCCCGCGCTGTTCCCGCTCGAGCGGCTGGCGCGCGGCATGGGCACGGCCATGCGCCGGCTCGACCCGTCGCAACTGCTCGAGAACCTCGCGCCCGGCAACCCCGACCTGCGCCACCAGATCGCGCTGCGCGGCCTGGCGCAGGGCGTGCCCTCGTCGGTGGACGAGATCGTGATCACCAGCGGTGCGATGGAGGCCTTGTCCTTGTCGCTGCAGGCGGTGACCCGGCCGGGCGACGTGGTGGCCATCGAGTCGCCCGCGTTCTACGGCTGCCTGCAGGTGCTCG
This is a stretch of genomic DNA from Hydrogenophaga crocea. It encodes these proteins:
- a CDS encoding acyl-CoA dehydrogenase family protein: MQNPNPLTAVTPAAQDPSDPEAFRAEVRAFCERELPARVRAKVQANLYLEKQDYLDFLHALIPRGWVAGHWPREWGGRGWTPLQRFIFEEESTACGAPWLIPFGVSYVGPVIFTFGSAWQKARFLPPILSSTEWWAQGYSEPGAGSDLAALKTRAVRDGDHYVVTGQKIWTSYVQWADWIFCLVRTSEGTRRQQGISFLLIDMKTPGITVRPIRTMDGCHHVNEVFFDGVRVPVQNLVGEEGQGWTCAKFLLNNERVIAAETGRSMRQLAHLQALVDAEPARPDAGAFRERIAQLRLKLHALRAYCLQAARHMDPTQPAGADASLMKIRGSELQQSIAEATIDWLGPNAAVYDPALVHGDTPRSAVGPLAGPGLVREYLHGRAATIYGGSNEIQRNIIAKAELGL
- a CDS encoding acyl-CoA dehydrogenase family protein, encoding MKRDSFVDEIDAALGDAALRYRRERYAFEQRQRMDAASRRFDAGAWAQMAEMGWLSVASDEADGGLGRRIGSIALLARHTGAAGINEPLLSTWIAAEVLRAHGSGAQRARWLEPLMAGGLRVACAFGADASAEDGVLTGRCEVVPDADIADLLLLQVQGRWHAVRAGAAGLQREACPLLDGRGAATLQLQACAAEALPVQAPDTPAQLAGLAAAADALGAMELAFELTLGYVKTREQFGAPIGQHQVVMHRTVDMYLRLMESQAVLAQAVEALASGEPARAAEVHAAKAFIPPQGRLLAQEAVQLHGGIGITEEYAVSHCLRRVLVDEQLFGRSAEHLQRFAQPLSETR
- a CDS encoding enoyl-CoA hydratase/isomerase family protein, which encodes MRFDDYQCLRFSRQGRVLTVALNRPEQRNAVNGRLHSELARVFTDLQNDPDSDVIVLTGEGAAFCAGGDIEWMQSHVDDPSAFERMAREGKDIVFTQLDLEKPLICKLNGHATGLGASLALLSDIVLASADAKIGDPHVSVGLVAGDGGALIWPQVVGYARARKYLFTGDLLSAQEAERIGLVTEVHPRDALDAATDALAQRIAAGATIAIRYTKITTNLPLKALFHAHFDAGLAYECLSNRSADHAEAVRAFRDRRKPAFTGR
- a CDS encoding ABC transporter substrate-binding protein, producing the protein MRNPNRRHVLQLGAAGATALSFPHLALAQSGPLRIGLITPLSGPQEFIGTYVKNGAEIAVDQINKAGGILGRQVALEIRDDKANPAAALAAARELLGMGINLHVGGISSAVVLALAPVMAQEKGVHLTCGAGTEKMNHEAYSENMFRPGDSPDARGRAQARLMAEKYPDVTRWTGLIPDHEYGRTMWGIFVDGLLEFYPAIAKKKPEILDPILMPYGVSDYRNGITAALRVQAEGCFNATYGGDAITMFQQARGFGLMQRYKVVCDAANEFLVARGMKQQLPPQWTGMHYYAAANKGNAMSDRFVADYTAKTRDPEPLGWAAEAHAAIYALARAAEKGKSTETRSVIASLKGLTWDTVTGPRTMRAEDNQAVKDVELVFIEPASTDKGYQVGQYIKVDGKSVILPPSPGQKLKLRTA
- a CDS encoding branched-chain amino acid ABC transporter permease; protein product: MAADLLTLLVNSLTWAMATFLVAAGLTLVFGTLHILNFSHGGFFMIGAYAAYSIAQWLGASDSTAVYLVGTLAAGLLVALLGLLVDRLVLRRLAGVEDAYILIATYALLLVCEGATKLVWGLKYHSVMPPQALDGAWVLGNAVVPRMSLFIIAAGVLSFIALEVFLNRTRAGRLVKAIAVDPWMARLMGINVRRVYTATVALGFGLAGLAGGTLLANQALSPSLASGFVIYAFGVIIVGGMGSIAGAFVGSILLGLIDAAGQWVLPGLPGLPFFAAMTLILLLRPQGLMGKKT
- a CDS encoding branched-chain amino acid ABC transporter permease; protein product: MTAFVGAGLRRDLLVLLALVVLGCLLPQVLNRGLVFIAGLVWINAVFGLSFNLLFGLSGVLSFGQAMFFAGGAYGAAVLTQSLGLPFLLAWPLAGLVGALLAAAVGGVALRRTEGVYFAILTLSFAELLHLLVINTGFLGRNDGLSGLARPLIELGALRLDFSAGDRFYYFIVFACALLIALVRWVIATPFGRALQAVKQEPERAEFLGIPVRRHRWSVFVFAGFTTAMAGALVAPWAQIVTPELAHWSNSTNPILYTLLGGSAYFWGPVLGAVLLSAVFYVTRTLVGISDLVTGLLLLSVVLALPGGVLGLLARWVRPAPRADRPAAGAQVGAGR
- a CDS encoding ABC transporter ATP-binding protein codes for the protein MSALLNARGLFKAYGKIPVLRQVDIAIAPEEGHVVIGPNGAGKTTLFKVLTGEVIADAGQIVFRGDDITRLPAHARVHRGFGRTFQVARVFGKLTVRDNLQLACEARQRRANPLAGLSAAQARTIAAQLDALLLETALERQADAIAGALAYGDRKRLELAMVLALDPAILFLDEPTAGMSAAERQATVQLLQRVRRERRLALLLTEHDMDVVFGLADRISVLHHGELIASGTPQQIRDNPRVREVYLGDEAAHA
- a CDS encoding ABC transporter ATP-binding protein, with amino-acid sequence MLEIRHLNARYGDSRVLFDLNLRVPKGAGVALLGRNGAGKSTLMKALLDAGPASEGEMALDGRALAGLGTEQRARLGLTLVPEDRRIFSNLTVRQNLELAHHALPRGRAPTPVDEMGRLFPLLPPLLDRLGYQLSGGQQQLVAVVRGLMAGPALLLLDEPAEGLAPKLAMDLAHEVRRARETLGLSLLVAEQNVAYARQCTEYVYLLDSGRLVFEGDWAAFDAQPDLKTRYLAV